In Kitasatospora sp. NBC_00240, the following are encoded in one genomic region:
- the htpX gene encoding zinc metalloprotease HtpX, translating into MSTSGQHTRFAPDRGLTGRMVATMFVIGLLYVGFTGLLIVLLRGAWPIIVLISGGLFVAQFWFSDKITERAMGAHEVTPEQYPQLHGTIDRLCALADMPKPRVAVSQNDMPNAFATGRKPEKSVVCVTTGLLRRLEPEELEGVLAHELSHVAHRDVAVMTVAGFLGVLAGAMTRMAMYSGLMGGNRNSNDQNAAIAMLIIPLVSMVVYAISFLLTRLLSRYRELAADRAAAQLTGRPSALASALTKVTGQIAAIPTRDLRQAQPYNAFYFAPALSAREAATQLFSTHPSLEKRLEQLARISTDLNR; encoded by the coding sequence ATGTCGACCTCAGGCCAGCACACCCGTTTCGCGCCCGACCGTGGACTGACCGGCCGGATGGTCGCCACCATGTTCGTGATCGGCCTCCTGTACGTGGGCTTCACCGGTCTGCTCATCGTGCTGCTGCGCGGGGCCTGGCCGATCATCGTGCTGATCTCGGGCGGCCTGTTCGTCGCCCAGTTCTGGTTCAGCGACAAGATCACCGAACGGGCGATGGGCGCCCACGAGGTCACCCCCGAGCAGTACCCCCAGCTGCACGGCACCATTGACCGGCTCTGCGCGCTCGCCGACATGCCCAAACCCAGGGTCGCGGTCTCGCAGAACGACATGCCGAACGCCTTCGCCACCGGCCGCAAACCCGAGAAGTCCGTGGTCTGCGTCACCACCGGCCTGCTGCGCCGGCTGGAGCCGGAGGAGCTGGAGGGCGTCCTCGCCCACGAACTCTCGCACGTCGCCCACCGGGACGTCGCGGTCATGACGGTCGCCGGATTCCTCGGCGTGCTGGCCGGCGCGATGACCCGGATGGCCATGTACAGCGGGCTGATGGGCGGCAACCGCAACAGCAACGACCAGAACGCCGCCATCGCGATGCTGATCATCCCGCTGGTCTCGATGGTCGTGTACGCGATCAGCTTCCTGCTGACCCGGCTGCTGTCCCGCTACCGCGAACTGGCCGCCGACCGGGCCGCCGCCCAGCTGACCGGCCGCCCCAGCGCGCTGGCCTCCGCCCTGACCAAGGTGACCGGCCAGATCGCCGCCATCCCCACCAGGGACCTGCGCCAGGCGCAGCCGTACAACGCCTTCTACTTCGCCCCCGCGCTGAGCGCCCGGGAGGCCGCCACCCAGCTGTTCTCCACCCACCCGTCGCTGGAGAAGCGGCTGGAACAGCTCGCGCGGATCTCGACCGACCTCAACCGGTGA
- a CDS encoding DUF3097 domain-containing protein produces MRSRSYGPDLTPPWKRQQPAPEVPAERDLVVEEAATGFCGAVVRCEKTAEGLTVTLEDRFGKQRVFPMGPRGFLLEGRVVTLVRPAGATPAPAKGPGRTASGSVAVPGARARVARESRIYVEGRHDAELVERVWGDDLRIEGVVVEYLEGIDDLPAIVNEFAPGPGRRLGVLVDHLLPGTKEHRIAGQVTGSSVLVVGHPYIDVWEAVKPASVGIPGWPQVPRGESWKEGVCRRLGWPVDTPAAWKRILASVNSYRDLDPALLGRVEELIDFVTLTED; encoded by the coding sequence ATGCGCAGCAGGAGTTACGGCCCGGACCTGACCCCGCCGTGGAAGCGGCAGCAGCCCGCACCCGAGGTGCCCGCCGAGCGGGACCTCGTGGTGGAGGAGGCGGCCACCGGTTTCTGCGGGGCGGTGGTGCGGTGCGAGAAGACGGCGGAGGGCCTGACCGTCACGCTGGAGGACCGCTTCGGCAAGCAGCGGGTGTTCCCGATGGGCCCGCGCGGCTTCCTGCTGGAGGGGCGGGTGGTCACCCTGGTCCGCCCGGCCGGCGCGACGCCCGCGCCCGCGAAGGGGCCGGGCCGGACGGCGTCCGGCTCGGTGGCGGTGCCCGGCGCCCGGGCCCGGGTCGCCCGTGAGTCGCGGATCTACGTGGAGGGCCGGCACGACGCCGAGCTGGTCGAACGGGTCTGGGGCGACGACCTGCGGATCGAGGGCGTGGTGGTGGAGTACCTGGAGGGCATCGACGACCTGCCCGCGATCGTCAACGAGTTCGCCCCCGGCCCGGGCCGGCGCCTCGGCGTGCTGGTCGACCACCTGCTGCCGGGCACCAAGGAGCACCGGATCGCCGGCCAGGTCACCGGCTCCTCGGTGCTCGTCGTCGGCCACCCGTACATCGACGTCTGGGAGGCCGTGAAGCCGGCCAGCGTCGGCATCCCCGGCTGGCCGCAGGTGCCGCGCGGGGAGTCCTGGAAGGAGGGCGTCTGCCGCCGGCTCGGCTGGCCGGTGGACACCCCGGCCGCCTGGAAGCGGATCCTCGCCTCGGTGAACTCCTACCGCGACCTCGACCCGGCCCTGCTGGGCCGGGTCGA
- a CDS encoding RDD family protein, which translates to MAQAHPQGSYGRGPYQQPAAGPYGQQAPPYPPQPYPYAQQAYPRPPYPSQPYAEQQPYPQHPQPQQSHYPQSPHPGHGPQLPPAPEEAGDGRRILAAVLDGVFALVAGFAAAKSSSQHGGSAGAYFGLLLAVSVGFSFVNHVVLARLLGFSLGKGLLAARVIRYKDVSRPGTWRLARRWLLGFVMLPIGLMLEELEPEEACGVRVVRRKHLDGWKRRAGRLG; encoded by the coding sequence ATGGCACAGGCACACCCGCAGGGTTCGTACGGCCGGGGCCCGTACCAGCAGCCGGCGGCCGGCCCGTACGGGCAGCAGGCGCCGCCGTACCCGCCGCAGCCGTACCCGTACGCGCAGCAGGCGTACCCCCGGCCGCCGTACCCGTCGCAGCCGTACGCCGAGCAGCAGCCGTACCCTCAGCACCCCCAGCCCCAGCAGTCCCACTACCCCCAGTCTCCCCACCCCGGCCATGGCCCGCAGCTCCCGCCGGCGCCGGAGGAGGCGGGGGACGGCCGCCGGATCCTGGCGGCCGTCCTCGACGGGGTCTTCGCCCTGGTGGCCGGGTTCGCGGCGGCCAAGAGCTCCTCGCAGCACGGCGGTTCGGCGGGCGCCTACTTCGGGCTGCTGCTGGCGGTGTCCGTCGGCTTCTCCTTCGTCAACCACGTGGTGCTCGCCCGGTTGCTCGGATTCAGCCTGGGCAAGGGCCTGCTGGCCGCACGGGTGATCCGGTACAAGGACGTCAGCCGGCCGGGCACCTGGCGGCTGGCCAGGCGTTGGCTGCTCGGCTTCGTGATGCTCCCGATCGGCCTGATGCTCGAAGAGCTGGAGCCGGAGGAGGCCTGCGGGGTAAGGGTCGTGCGCCGCAAGCACCTGGACGGGTGGAAGCGGCGGGCCGGGCGGCTCGGCTAG
- a CDS encoding 16S rRNA (uracil(1498)-N(3))-methyltransferase, protein MTAPVFVTDSARLDGAAAGTVVRLDGPEGRHAAAVKRLEPGEAVTLADGLGLGVDGIVAAVHGKDAIDVTVVEVRRAPEPSPRIVVVQALPKGDRGELAVETMTEVGVDVVIPWPASRCITQWKGDRGAKALAKWRATAREAGKQSRRLRFPEVRDPMTTRQLAPLLAGSAFAAVLHEDGAEPLAAATLPPAGDLVLIVGPEGGVSPEELAAFAEAGAGPYRLGPSVLRTSTAGVAAGALLLGRTGRWS, encoded by the coding sequence ATGACCGCACCCGTGTTCGTCACCGACTCCGCGCGGCTCGACGGCGCCGCCGCCGGCACGGTGGTCCGCCTGGACGGCCCCGAGGGCCGGCACGCCGCCGCCGTGAAGCGGCTGGAGCCCGGCGAGGCGGTCACCCTCGCGGACGGCCTCGGCCTCGGCGTGGACGGCATCGTCGCGGCCGTGCACGGCAAGGACGCGATCGACGTCACGGTCGTCGAGGTGCGCCGCGCGCCCGAGCCGTCCCCGCGGATCGTGGTCGTCCAGGCCCTGCCCAAGGGCGACCGGGGCGAGCTCGCGGTCGAGACCATGACCGAGGTCGGCGTCGACGTGGTGATCCCGTGGCCGGCCTCCCGCTGCATCACCCAGTGGAAGGGCGACCGGGGCGCCAAGGCGCTCGCCAAGTGGCGGGCCACCGCCCGGGAGGCGGGCAAGCAGTCCCGCCGGCTGCGGTTCCCCGAGGTCCGCGACCCGATGACGACCCGCCAGCTGGCGCCGTTGCTGGCCGGGTCCGCGTTCGCCGCCGTCCTGCACGAGGACGGCGCCGAGCCGCTCGCGGCCGCCACGCTGCCCCCGGCCGGCGACCTGGTGCTGATCGTCGGCCCCGAGGGCGGGGTCTCCCCGGAGGAGCTGGCCGCCTTCGCCGAGGCCGGCGCGGGGCCCTACCGGCTCGGCCCTTCCGTCCTGCGCACCTCGACGGCGGGGGTGGCGGCCGGCGCCCTGCTGCTCGGGCGGACCGGGCGCTGGTCCTGA
- the dnaJ gene encoding molecular chaperone DnaJ: MATDYYAVLGVRRDAGQDEIKKAFRRLARELHPDVNPDPKTQERFKEINAAYEVLSDPAKRQVYDLGGDPLSPNGGGAGGFGAGAAGFGFSDIMDAFFGAASGQRGPRSRTRRGQDAMIRLEITLEEAAFGTTKELQVDTAVTCTTCSGEGAAPGTSAQTCDMCRGKGEVSQVTRSFLGQVMTSRPCPQCQGFGTVVPTPCPECAGDGRVRARRTLTVKIPAGVDNGTRIQLAGEGEVGPGGGPAGDLYVEIAETAHPTFQRRGDDLHCTVTIPMTAASLGTQVPLQTLDGLEEVDIRPGTQSGQSIPLHGRGITHLRGGGRGDLIVHVEVQTPTKLDPEQEELLRRLALLRGEERPSGTFAPGQQGLFSRLKDAFNGR; this comes from the coding sequence GTGGCCACGGACTACTACGCGGTACTCGGCGTCCGACGGGATGCGGGGCAGGACGAGATCAAGAAGGCGTTCCGGCGCCTTGCCCGTGAACTGCACCCGGACGTCAACCCGGACCCGAAGACGCAGGAGCGGTTCAAGGAGATCAACGCCGCCTACGAGGTGCTCTCGGACCCGGCCAAGCGCCAGGTCTACGACCTCGGCGGCGACCCCCTCTCCCCGAACGGCGGCGGCGCGGGCGGGTTCGGCGCGGGCGCGGCCGGATTCGGCTTCTCCGACATCATGGACGCGTTCTTCGGCGCCGCATCCGGCCAGCGCGGGCCCCGCTCGCGCACCCGGCGCGGCCAGGACGCGATGATCCGGCTGGAGATCACCCTGGAGGAGGCCGCTTTCGGCACCACCAAGGAACTCCAGGTCGACACCGCCGTCACCTGCACCACCTGTTCCGGCGAGGGGGCGGCCCCCGGCACCTCCGCGCAGACCTGTGACATGTGTCGCGGCAAGGGCGAGGTCTCCCAGGTCACCCGGTCCTTCCTGGGCCAGGTCATGACCTCCCGCCCGTGCCCGCAGTGCCAGGGCTTCGGCACCGTCGTGCCCACTCCCTGCCCGGAGTGCGCGGGCGACGGCCGGGTCCGCGCCCGCCGGACGCTCACCGTCAAGATCCCGGCCGGGGTCGACAACGGCACCCGGATCCAGCTGGCCGGCGAGGGCGAGGTCGGCCCCGGTGGCGGCCCCGCCGGCGACCTGTACGTGGAGATCGCCGAGACCGCGCACCCGACCTTCCAGCGGCGCGGCGACGATCTGCACTGCACGGTCACCATCCCGATGACGGCGGCCTCGCTCGGCACCCAGGTGCCGCTGCAGACCCTGGACGGGCTGGAGGAGGTCGACATCCGGCCCGGCACCCAGTCCGGCCAGTCGATCCCGTTGCACGGGCGGGGCATCACCCACCTCCGCGGCGGCGGCCGGGGCGACTTGATAGTGCATGTCGAGGTGCAGACGCCCACCAAGCTCGACCCCGAGCAGGAGGAGCTGCTGCGCCGCCTGGCGCTGCTGCGCGGCGAGGAGCGCCCCTCGGGGACCTTCGCCCCCGGCCAGCAGGGCCTGTTCTCCCGGCTGAAGGACGCCTTCAACGGCCGCTGA
- a CDS encoding ribonuclease Z produces MSQRELVVLGTASQVPTRHRNHNGYLLRWDGEGLLFDPGEGTQRQMLHAGVSATQITRIGVTHFHGDHCLGLAGVIQRINLDRVPHPVDVYFPASGEVFFHRLRHATAFHETAVLRPHPVEEAGPLPVPGARFTLDAVRLSHPVESFGYRLAEPDGRRLVPERLAELGVFGPAVGRLQHQGAIEVDGRTVTLEEVSEPRPGQRFAFVMDTRLCDGVGELAEGADLLVMEATFLDADAHLAREHGHLTAGQAAQVAAGAGARTLVLTHFSQRYPDLGGHLAEARRYFDGEIVVAEDLARVPVPPRR; encoded by the coding sequence GTGTCGCAACGCGAACTCGTCGTCCTGGGCACCGCCAGCCAGGTGCCCACCCGGCACCGCAACCACAACGGCTACCTGCTCCGCTGGGACGGCGAGGGGCTCCTGTTCGACCCGGGGGAGGGCACCCAGCGGCAGATGCTGCACGCCGGGGTCTCCGCCACCCAGATCACCCGGATCGGCGTCACGCACTTCCACGGCGACCACTGCCTCGGTCTGGCCGGAGTGATCCAGCGGATCAACCTGGACCGGGTGCCGCACCCGGTGGACGTGTACTTCCCGGCCTCCGGCGAGGTCTTCTTCCACCGGCTGCGGCACGCCACGGCCTTCCACGAGACGGCCGTGCTGCGCCCGCACCCGGTGGAGGAGGCGGGCCCGCTGCCCGTCCCCGGGGCCCGCTTCACGCTGGACGCCGTCCGCCTGTCGCACCCCGTCGAGTCCTTCGGCTACCGGCTGGCCGAGCCGGACGGCCGCCGGCTGGTGCCGGAGCGCCTGGCCGAGCTGGGCGTCTTCGGCCCGGCGGTGGGCCGGCTCCAGCACCAGGGCGCCATCGAGGTGGACGGCCGGACCGTCACCCTGGAGGAGGTCAGCGAGCCGCGTCCCGGCCAGCGGTTCGCCTTCGTGATGGACACCCGGCTCTGCGACGGCGTGGGCGAGCTCGCCGAGGGCGCCGACCTGCTGGTGATGGAGGCGACCTTCCTGGACGCCGACGCGCACCTGGCCCGCGAGCACGGCCACCTCACCGCCGGCCAGGCCGCCCAGGTCGCCGCCGGGGCGGGCGCCCGGACCCTCGTGCTCACCCACTTCTCCCAGCGCTACCCGGACCTCGGCGGTCACCTGGCCGAGGCCCGCCGGTACTTCGACGGCGAGATCGTGGTCGCCGAGGACCTCGCCCGGGTGCCCGTCCCACCGCGCCGTTGA
- a CDS encoding histidine triad nucleotide-binding protein codes for MSGEPQSDCPFCKIVAGEIPATVVRQNERTVAFRDINPQAPTHILVIPKAHYPNAAALAAAEPALAAELLVEAGEVAADEKIDAAGYRLIFNTGAGAGQTVFHAHVHVLGGTPLREGLV; via the coding sequence ATGTCCGGCGAGCCGCAGTCCGACTGCCCGTTCTGCAAGATCGTGGCGGGGGAGATCCCGGCGACGGTGGTCCGGCAGAACGAGCGCACCGTCGCGTTCCGGGACATCAACCCGCAGGCCCCGACCCACATCCTGGTGATCCCCAAGGCGCACTACCCGAACGCGGCCGCGCTCGCCGCCGCCGAACCCGCGCTGGCCGCCGAACTGCTGGTCGAGGCGGGCGAGGTGGCGGCCGACGAGAAGATCGACGCGGCGGGCTACCGGCTGATCTTCAACACCGGTGCCGGCGCCGGCCAGACCGTCTTCCACGCGCACGTCCACGTGCTCGGCGGCACGCCGCTTCGTGAGGGCCTGGTCTGA
- a CDS encoding S41 family peptidase, which translates to MTEPHSTLVGAYLRHPHLHGDLITFVAENDIWLAPLDGGRAWRLTADQVPVSHPRFSPDGRHIAWTSTRDGAPEIHLAPVEGGPARRLTYWGSGQTRMRGWTADGRPIATTTAGQETLRRSWAFAVPLDGGEPARLPYGPVGGLAQEPEAGGRVLLLSAWSREPAHWKRYRGGTAGKLWIGTEEFTRVHAGLGGNIESPLWVGDRIAFLSDHEGAGRLYSSLPDGSDLRAHTTAEDGFYARNATTDGARVVWHSAGDLWILDDLDGAAPRRLDIRLAGPATGRRPRPVSAAHWLSSAAPDRTGRASAVVVRGSVHWLTHREGPARVLDETPGVRARLARVVPGEDGAQGVLWVTDAEGDDALEYAPAVLGAERRRLAAGQLGRVLGLVVSPDGKQLAVASHDGRVLLVTLADGAVHELARSTDGEVNGLVFSPDSAWLAWSQPALGPWSLRQIVLANLATRSVGEATPQRFVDTSPAFTADGKHLAFLSVRNFDPVYDAHVFDLSFPNGCRPYLITLAADTPSPFGPQRAGRPFGGEDDDAKGKKADAEDGSDTTPVTRVDLDGIADRIIPFPVEGGRFGSLRAAKDGVLWTRLPLLGELGDEAASLEDERPRPVLERFDFKKLRAEELVAGLDSFSVTGDGGRLAVLDEGQLRIVPADHKAAGEDDETDVDLSRLRVTVDPAAEWRQMFDENGRIMRDNFWRADMGGFDWAGALARYRPLVDRLGSHDDLVDLLWEVQGELGTSHAYVTPYGTGTEAARRQGLLGADLVKDGEVWRIERILPGESSDPRARSPLAAPGAAVRPGDAVLAVNGRPVDPVTGPAPLLAGTAGQPVELTVAGKGGTDQRYPVVVPLADEEALRYHDWVAGRRAAVRELSGGRLGYLHVPDMVSAGWAQLHRDLRVEMAKEGVVVDLRENRGGHTSQLVIEKLNRKIIGWDRARDVAGADPYPGDAPRGPVVALANEFSGSDGDIVNAAIQALKIGPVVGTRTWGGVIGIDSKYSLVDGTGVTQPKYAFWLEGYGWGVENHGVDPDVEVPIAPHQYAAGEDPQLAEGVRLALAALAETPAKTPPPVPGL; encoded by the coding sequence GTGACCGAACCCCACAGCACCCTCGTGGGCGCGTACCTGCGCCACCCCCACCTGCACGGCGACCTGATCACCTTCGTCGCCGAGAACGACATCTGGCTGGCCCCGCTCGACGGTGGCCGGGCCTGGCGGCTGACCGCCGATCAGGTCCCGGTCTCGCACCCCAGATTCTCCCCGGACGGCCGGCACATCGCCTGGACGTCGACCCGGGACGGCGCCCCCGAGATCCACCTGGCACCGGTCGAGGGCGGCCCGGCCCGCCGGCTGACGTACTGGGGCAGCGGCCAGACCAGGATGCGCGGCTGGACGGCGGACGGCCGCCCGATCGCCACCACCACGGCCGGCCAGGAGACCCTGCGGCGCAGCTGGGCGTTCGCCGTCCCGCTGGACGGCGGCGAGCCCGCCCGGCTGCCGTACGGGCCGGTCGGCGGCCTGGCGCAGGAGCCCGAAGCCGGGGGCAGGGTGCTGCTGCTGTCCGCTTGGAGCCGCGAGCCCGCGCACTGGAAGCGCTACCGCGGCGGCACGGCCGGCAAGCTGTGGATCGGCACCGAGGAGTTCACCCGGGTGCACGCCGGGCTGGGCGGCAACATCGAGTCCCCGCTCTGGGTCGGTGACCGGATCGCCTTCCTCTCCGACCACGAGGGCGCGGGCCGGCTCTACTCCAGCCTCCCGGACGGCAGCGACCTGCGGGCCCACACCACCGCCGAGGACGGCTTCTACGCCCGCAACGCCACCACCGACGGCGCCCGGGTGGTCTGGCACAGCGCGGGCGACCTCTGGATCCTGGACGACCTGGACGGCGCCGCGCCGCGCCGCCTGGACATCCGGCTGGCCGGCCCCGCGACCGGCCGCCGGCCGCGCCCGGTCAGCGCCGCGCACTGGCTGTCGAGCGCGGCCCCGGACCGCACCGGCCGGGCCAGCGCCGTGGTGGTGCGCGGCAGCGTGCACTGGCTGACGCACCGTGAGGGCCCGGCCCGGGTGCTGGACGAGACGCCGGGCGTCCGGGCCCGGCTGGCCCGGGTGGTGCCGGGCGAGGACGGCGCCCAGGGCGTGCTCTGGGTGACCGACGCCGAGGGTGACGACGCCCTCGAGTACGCCCCGGCGGTGCTCGGCGCGGAGCGGCGCCGGCTGGCCGCCGGGCAGCTCGGCCGGGTGCTCGGCCTGGTCGTCTCGCCGGACGGCAAGCAGCTGGCGGTCGCCTCGCACGACGGCCGGGTGCTGCTGGTGACGCTCGCCGACGGCGCCGTGCACGAGCTGGCCCGCAGCACCGACGGCGAGGTCAACGGGCTGGTGTTCAGCCCCGACTCGGCCTGGCTGGCCTGGTCGCAGCCGGCGCTCGGGCCGTGGTCGCTGCGCCAGATCGTGCTCGCGAACCTGGCCACCCGGTCGGTCGGCGAGGCCACTCCGCAGCGGTTCGTCGACACCTCGCCGGCCTTCACCGCGGACGGCAAGCACCTCGCGTTCCTGTCGGTGCGCAACTTCGACCCGGTGTACGACGCGCACGTCTTCGACCTGTCCTTCCCCAACGGCTGCCGCCCGTACCTGATCACACTGGCCGCCGACACGCCGTCCCCGTTCGGCCCGCAGCGCGCCGGCCGGCCGTTCGGCGGCGAGGACGACGACGCCAAGGGCAAGAAGGCGGACGCCGAGGACGGCTCGGACACGACCCCCGTCACCCGCGTCGACCTGGACGGCATCGCGGACCGGATCATCCCCTTCCCGGTCGAGGGCGGCCGCTTCGGCAGCCTGCGCGCGGCCAAGGACGGCGTGCTCTGGACCAGGCTGCCGCTGCTCGGCGAACTCGGCGACGAGGCGGCCTCGCTGGAGGACGAGCGGCCGCGTCCGGTGCTGGAGCGGTTCGACTTCAAGAAGCTGCGCGCCGAGGAGCTGGTCGCCGGACTGGACTCGTTCTCCGTCACCGGGGACGGCGGCCGGCTGGCGGTGCTGGACGAGGGACAGTTGCGGATCGTCCCGGCCGACCACAAGGCGGCGGGGGAGGACGACGAGACCGATGTGGACCTCTCCCGGCTGCGGGTCACCGTCGACCCGGCGGCCGAGTGGCGGCAGATGTTCGACGAGAACGGCCGCATCATGCGCGACAACTTCTGGCGCGCGGACATGGGCGGCTTCGACTGGGCGGGCGCGCTGGCCCGCTACCGGCCGCTGGTGGATCGGCTCGGCTCGCACGACGACCTGGTCGACCTGCTCTGGGAGGTCCAGGGCGAGCTGGGCACCTCGCACGCGTACGTGACCCCGTACGGCACCGGCACCGAGGCCGCCCGCCGGCAGGGCCTGCTCGGCGCGGACCTCGTGAAGGACGGCGAGGTCTGGCGGATCGAGCGGATCCTGCCCGGCGAGTCCTCCGACCCGCGGGCCCGTTCGCCGCTGGCCGCGCCCGGCGCCGCCGTCCGCCCGGGGGACGCCGTGCTGGCCGTCAACGGCCGCCCGGTGGACCCGGTCACCGGCCCGGCGCCGCTGCTGGCGGGCACGGCCGGCCAGCCGGTCGAGCTGACCGTCGCGGGCAAGGGCGGCACCGACCAGCGGTACCCGGTGGTGGTGCCGCTGGCGGACGAGGAGGCGCTGCGCTACCACGACTGGGTGGCCGGGCGCCGGGCCGCCGTCCGGGAGCTCTCCGGCGGCCGGCTCGGCTACCTGCACGTCCCGGACATGGTCAGCGCCGGCTGGGCGCAGCTGCACCGCGACCTGCGGGTCGAGATGGCCAAGGAGGGCGTGGTGGTCGACCTGCGGGAGAACCGCGGGGGCCACACCTCCCAGCTGGTGATCGAGAAGCTCAACCGGAAGATCATCGGCTGGGACCGGGCCCGGGACGTCGCGGGCGCCGACCCGTACCCGGGTGACGCCCCGCGCGGTCCGGTGGTGGCGCTGGCCAACGAGTTCTCCGGCTCGGACGGCGACATCGTCAACGCCGCGATCCAGGCGCTGAAGATCGGCCCGGTGGTCGGGACCCGCACCTGGGGCGGTGTGATCGGGATCGACAGCAAGTACAGCCTGGTCGACGGCACCGGGGTTACCCAGCCCAAGTACGCCTTCTGGCTGGAGGGTTACGGCTGGGGCGTGGAGAACCACGGGGTGGATCCGGACGTCGAGGTGCCGATCGCCCCGCACCAGTACGCGGCCGGCGAGGACCCGCAGCTGGCCGAGGGCGTGCGGCTGGCGCTGGCCGCCCTGGCGGAGACCCCGGCGAAGACCCCGCCGCCGGTTCCCGGGCTGTAG
- the hrcA gene encoding heat-inducible transcriptional repressor HrcA codes for MRPLDDRKLAVLRAIVQDYVGTEEPVGSKALVERHSLGVSPATVRNDMAALEEDGYIQQPHTSAGRIPTDKGYRLFVDRLAEVKPMTAPERRAIRHFLDGAVDLDDVVARTVRLLAQLTRQVAVVQYPSLSRSTVRHIELVALAPAKVMLVLITNTGRVEQRMVDCPGTVGETVLADLRARINARAVGQRLPDVPELLEALPAAFEAPDRPTVTTVLATLFEALAEQNEERIMLAGTANLTRFGHDFPLTIQPVLEALEEQVVLLRLLGETGDAGMMVRIGRENAYEGLNSTSVVSVGYGSGDESVAKLGVIGPTRMDYPGTMGAVRAVARYVGQILAES; via the coding sequence GTGCGTCCGCTGGACGACCGCAAGCTCGCGGTGCTGCGCGCGATCGTCCAGGACTACGTCGGCACCGAGGAGCCGGTCGGCTCCAAGGCCCTGGTCGAGCGGCACAGTCTCGGGGTCTCCCCGGCGACCGTGCGCAACGACATGGCGGCCCTGGAGGAGGACGGCTACATCCAGCAGCCGCACACCAGTGCCGGACGGATCCCCACCGACAAGGGCTACCGGCTCTTCGTCGACCGCCTCGCCGAGGTGAAGCCGATGACCGCGCCCGAGCGGCGTGCGATCCGGCACTTCCTGGACGGCGCGGTGGACCTGGACGACGTGGTCGCCCGTACGGTCCGGCTGCTCGCGCAGCTGACCCGGCAGGTCGCCGTCGTGCAGTACCCCTCGCTCTCACGTTCGACCGTGCGGCACATCGAGCTGGTCGCCCTGGCGCCGGCGAAGGTGATGCTCGTCCTGATCACCAACACCGGCCGGGTCGAGCAGCGGATGGTCGACTGCCCGGGCACGGTCGGCGAGACCGTCCTGGCGGACCTGCGGGCCCGGATCAACGCCCGGGCCGTCGGGCAGCGGCTGCCGGACGTCCCCGAGCTGCTGGAGGCCCTGCCGGCGGCCTTCGAAGCGCCCGACCGCCCGACCGTCACCACCGTGCTGGCGACCCTCTTCGAGGCGCTCGCCGAGCAGAACGAGGAGCGGATCATGCTGGCCGGCACGGCCAACCTGACCCGCTTCGGGCACGACTTCCCGCTCACCATCCAGCCGGTGCTGGAGGCCCTGGAGGAGCAGGTCGTCCTGCTCCGCCTGCTGGGTGAGACCGGCGACGCCGGGATGATGGTCCGGATCGGCCGGGAGAACGCGTACGAAGGGCTCAATTCCACCTCGGTCGTCTCGGTCGGTTACGGTTCGGGCGACGAGAGTGTGGCGAAGCTGGGCGTGATCGGTCCGACTCGGATGGACTACCCGGGCACAATGGGGGCGGTGCGAGCGGTGGCACGGTACGTGGGCCAGATCCTGGCCGAGTCGTAG
- a CDS encoding DUF2785 domain-containing protein, with protein MTDWQQIMDHGTARPADGSPAALVAGLVEALRSPDPALRDEQAYTLLARRTPGLDPELRRGLGDTMAARLTDPEIQARSFAALVLADLVRNGDHEARWVTAFADWYPAEADLRGYDPALGWLHAVAHGADLLGALGRHPQVAPAPLLDLGAARLLTPATHVWDAQEDDRLARALALTLTRPELTGEQSVGWLDAVAADFAAGTPGPVPAYASNTMRTLRMLYLLADRGVRPGPHGTGDAVALTHRAALLARLAEVLSTVTPYLG; from the coding sequence ATGACCGACTGGCAGCAGATCATGGACCACGGCACGGCCCGGCCCGCCGACGGCTCCCCGGCCGCGCTGGTCGCCGGACTCGTCGAGGCCCTGCGCTCGCCCGACCCGGCGCTCCGCGACGAGCAGGCGTACACCCTGCTGGCCCGCCGGACCCCCGGACTGGACCCGGAGCTGCGACGCGGCCTGGGCGACACGATGGCCGCGCGGCTGACCGACCCGGAGATCCAGGCCCGGAGCTTCGCCGCGCTGGTCCTCGCCGACCTCGTCAGGAACGGCGACCACGAGGCCCGTTGGGTCACGGCGTTCGCCGACTGGTACCCCGCCGAGGCGGACCTGCGCGGCTACGACCCGGCGCTCGGCTGGCTGCACGCGGTGGCCCACGGCGCCGACCTGCTGGGCGCCCTCGGACGCCACCCGCAGGTCGCGCCGGCGCCGCTGCTCGACCTCGGCGCGGCCCGTCTGCTGACCCCCGCCACCCACGTGTGGGACGCACAGGAGGACGACCGGCTCGCCCGGGCGCTGGCCCTGACCCTGACCCGTCCCGAACTGACCGGGGAACAGTCGGTCGGCTGGCTCGACGCGGTCGCCGCCGACTTCGCGGCCGGCACGCCCGGGCCCGTCCCCGCGTACGCCTCCAACACCATGCGCACCCTGCGGATGCTCTACCTGCTGGCCGACCGCGGCGTGCGCCCGGGGCCGCACGGGACGGGCGACGCGGTGGCGCTGACGCATCGTGCGGCGCTGCTGGCGCGGCTCGCCGAGGTGCTCTCGACGGTGACGCCGTATCTCGGGTGA